One Helicoverpa armigera isolate CAAS_96S chromosome 1, ASM3070526v1, whole genome shotgun sequence genomic window carries:
- the LOC110374269 gene encoding beta-parvin, producing the protein MSSPRPKSPRTPVLPKKEDKEESFWDKIGTIGRKKRIKEVQDVQAEGKFAIDSPGSPTAPEIPPEEYSLHDNEERAIIEPRSLDDPRVKELVQVLIDWINDELATQRIIVKDISEDLYDGQVLQKLLEMLTGTKLDVPEVTQSEEGQRQKLAVVLRAVNRVLFGTSKPVPKWSVDSVHSKNVVSILHLLVALARHFRAPVRLPENVSVNVVVVKKDTPNQLSHRTFVETITTTYDDLGMKCERDAFDALFDHAPDKLQVVKKSLITFVNKHLSKVNLEVMDLDTQFHDGVYLCLLMGLLEGFFVPLYDFHLIPEDFDQKVHNVSFAFELMQDVGLAKPKARPEDIVNLDLKSTLRVLYNLFTKYKSLA; encoded by the exons ATGTCGTCACCACGCCCGAAATCCCCTCGTACTCCCGTGTTACCTAAAAAGGAAGATAAAGAAGAATCGTTCTGGGACAAGATTGGAACCATTGGTCGCAAGAAGCGCATAAAAGAAG TTCAAGATGTCCAGGCTGAAGGCAAGTTTGCCATTGACTCTCCAGGGAGCCCAACTGCTCCAGAAATACCACCTGAGGAGTACAGCTTGC ATGACAATGAAGAAAGAGCCATAATCGAGCCTAGATCTCTCGATGATCCTCGAGTCAAAGAGCTGGTACAAGTACTTATAGATTGGATCAATGATGAACTTGCCACTCAAAGAATAATTGTTAAAGATATCAGTGAAGACTTGTATGATGGTCAAGTTCTGCAGAAACTCCTTGAGATGCTGACAGGCACCAAACTTGATGTGCCTGAAGTTACACAGTCTGAAGAAGGGCAGCGGCAGAAGCTAGCTGTTGTTTTGAGAGCAGTGAATCGG GTACTGTTTGGAACATCCAAACCGGTCCCTAAATGGAGTGTGGACTCTGTTCACTCGAAGAATGTCGTATCTATACTGCACTTGCTTGTTGCCTTGGCACGCCACTTCCGTGCTCCTGTACGTCTTCCTGAAAATGTCAGTGTCAATGTTGTTGTTGTGAAGAAGGATACTCCAAATCAACTGTCTCACAG AACTTTTGTTGAAACCATCACAACGACTTATGATGACTTGGGAATGAAATGTGAAAGGGATGCATTTGATGCCCTGTTTGATCATGCTCCTGATAAACTGCAAGTAGTGAAGAAGTCACTCATAACTTTTGTTAACAAGCACCTGAGCAAAGTGAATCTTGAAGTGATGGATTTGGACACACAATTCCATGATGGTGTATACTTGTGCCTTTTGATGGGACTGCTGGAGGGATTCTTTGTGCCTTTATATGACTTCCACTTGATACCAGAAGATTTTGACCAAAAGGTTCACAATGTGTCTTTCGCTTTTGAACTTATGCAAGATGTTGGACTCGCTAAGCCAAAAGCAAGACCTGAAG